The Spirochaetota bacterium DNA window CCAGCAGTTTTCGCACTTGTAGCATGCTCACCTTCAGCAAAAACAAGAACTTTTACTTCTTTACCAACATTATGAGGCATTACTAAAGTATCGCGAATACTATGTTTTTGCTTAATATTAAGATTGTAATGTAATTCAATAGTCTCATCAAATTTTGCATTAGCAAGTTCTTTTATCATTTTTGTCGCATCTTCCAAATTATAAGTTTGAAGTAAATCAAACTTTGTAATATTTTCTAATTGACGTTTTGTTCCTTTATAACGGACACCGTTATGAATAAGTGTACCCATATTAAGCCTCCGTCTCAACGCCCATATTTCTTGCAGTTCCTTCAATAACACGCATTGCTGCTTCTATTGTGAATGCATTCAAATCAGGCATTTTAAGTTCAGCAATCTTACGTACTTGTTCTTTTGTAAGAGTGCCAACTTTGTTTTTATTAGGCTCAGAAGACCCTTTCGGAATTCCAAGCTCTTTAAGGATAAGATTTGACGCTGGGGGGGTTTTTAATACGAATGAAAAAGTTCTATCTGCATAGATAGTAACTTCAACAGGTATTACAAACCCACCTTTATCCTTTGTAGCATTATTAAACTGAGTACAAAAATCCATCAACTTAATTCCCTTTGGTCCTAAAGCGGTACCAACAGGAGGAGCAGGATTTGCCTGCCCAGCTGGAATTTGAAGTTTAACAACACTAGTGACTTTAGCATTAGGGGCTGCCATATATAAAACTCCCAGATTTATCTCATTTTTTTATAATTAGATAATAGTAGAAGCTCCTATACTAATTACAAAAAAATTTAGTTTATTTTTGTTACTTGTTTATATTCTAATTCAACAGGTGTCATACGACCAAACATCTCTACAGAGATCACAAGTGTGCCTTTTTCACCATAAATTTCACCAACAACACCATCAAAATCTTTGAAAGCACCATCATTAATACGAACTTTTTCACCAATTTCCCAAATACTATTAATATTAGATTCATAACCTTTATTAGCTATGTCGCCTGTTTTTTCAAAAATATTTCTAACTTCTTCAAAACTAAGTGGCGCAGGTTTTCTATTTCCACCACCAGCTGTCAAAAACATCCCCACACCACCAATATTTCTAATATCGGCATAAACAGATTTCCAAGCCATTTCATCTTCAGGAAGATCTAATTCTGCTAACACATAACCTGGATACATTTTTTGTTTCTGAATAACTTTTTTATTTCTTTTTTCAACAATAATATCTTCTTCTGGAACACGCACATCAATAAGCACATCTCTAAGCGTGCCTCCATTCTTTTTTTCAAGCAAACGAGAATGAACTTTATTTTCAAATCCTGTTTGAACCTGAATTACAAACCAACCTCTCGCCATTACTTCATCAACTCTTGAAGCCCTAAACGTGATATCACGTCAACTCCAAATAAAATTCCTGAGAAAATCACCACAAAAATACATGTGGCAATAGTAGCACGCACAACTTCATCTTTTGTTGGCCAAGTAACCTTGCGTAGTTCTTCGAAAGAACCTTTAATCATCTCTACAATGTTTGCCATATTACACCTTACATCTATTTTTATCGCACATTAACTCAAGTGAAAACTCAGGGTAGGGGGGACTCGAACCCACAACACACGGTTTTGGAGACCGTTGCTCTACCATTGGAGCTACTACCCTAGATATATAAAATTACTTTATTTCTTTGTGAATTGTATGCTTACGTTCACGAGAACAATACTTTTTGAGTTCAAGTTTTGTTCTCTCTTGAACCATTTTTTTCGTTTTAGTTGTTGTATAATTACGCTCTGCGCAACTTTCACATTCTAATGTAACAATTAATGACATAATAAGCTCCTTTATTAAGTACTAGCCCACAATCGGAATTGAACCGATGACCCCTTCCTTACCATGGAAGTGCTCTACCGACTGAGCTATGTGGGCATTCTTAAAATTAATCTACAAGAATAGACTTTGGTAAAAATTATACATGATTTTCACTAAAATGTCAATCATTTTAAAAAAAAATTCACAGTACTGCACTTGCATTACAATACTTGTGTTTAGATATTTTTTATTATATAATTAAAATAAAAAATATATTATTATTATATATATTTATAAAGAGTGTTCCATGATTAGAAGTTTTACCCCACAAGATATACCTGATTTTCCTAATATAAAAATATTATCTCACACTAAAAACAAAATATCCAAAGATTATTTATTAATAGAAAGACCACCTTTCATCTCTGTATTTATCAACATTGACAATCAATACGGTATTTTTATAGAACAATATAGACCTATTATTGATAAGATTACGCTAGAAATACCTATGGGGAAAATAGAAAAATTCGATTTATCTATAG harbors:
- the secE gene encoding preprotein translocase subunit SecE — its product is MANIVEMIKGSFEELRKVTWPTKDEVVRATIATCIFVVIFSGILFGVDVISRLGLQELMK
- the rplK gene encoding 50S ribosomal protein L11, giving the protein MAAPNAKVTSVVKLQIPAGQANPAPPVGTALGPKGIKLMDFCTQFNNATKDKGGFVIPVEVTIYADRTFSFVLKTPPASNLILKELGIPKGSSEPNKNKVGTLTKEQVRKIAELKMPDLNAFTIEAAMRVIEGTARNMGVETEA
- the nusG gene encoding transcription termination/antitermination factor NusG, whose protein sequence is MARGWFVIQVQTGFENKVHSRLLEKKNGGTLRDVLIDVRVPEEDIIVEKRNKKVIQKQKMYPGYVLAELDLPEDEMAWKSVYADIRNIGGVGMFLTAGGGNRKPAPLSFEEVRNIFEKTGDIANKGYESNINSIWEIGEKVRINDGAFKDFDGVVGEIYGEKGTLVISVEMFGRMTPVELEYKQVTKIN
- the rpmG gene encoding 50S ribosomal protein L33; translation: MSLIVTLECESCAERNYTTTKTKKMVQERTKLELKKYCSRERKHTIHKEIK